The following are from one region of the Streptomyces tuirus genome:
- a CDS encoding Zn-ribbon domain-containing OB-fold protein, translating to MSAVLKAPLVVEFPFTRSLGPVQSAFLTGLRERVILGVRTGDGRTLVPPVEYDPVTAEELHDLVEVAPTGTVTTWAWNAAPRRGQPLTTPFAWVLVRLDGADTALLHALDAPGPAAVHTGMPVRVRWAGERTGAITDITCFEPCDGPRAEPAGHTGEFENPVTGIVAAARLDYTYSPGRAQTAYINALSGRRTVGERCPSCHQVYVPPRGACPTCGVATSEQVEVGPRGTVTTFCIVNIKAAHTANLGIEVPYVYAHIALDGAGLALHGRIGGIPYDEVRMGLRVEPVWTDGARYPDHYRPTGEPDADYDTYKELL from the coding sequence ATGTCCGCAGTTCTCAAGGCGCCGCTGGTCGTTGAATTTCCCTTCACCCGCTCCCTCGGCCCGGTCCAGAGCGCCTTCCTGACCGGCTTGCGGGAACGGGTGATCCTCGGGGTGAGAACCGGCGACGGCCGCACCCTCGTCCCGCCCGTCGAGTACGACCCCGTCACCGCCGAGGAACTCCACGACCTCGTCGAAGTCGCCCCGACCGGCACCGTCACCACCTGGGCCTGGAACGCCGCCCCCCGCCGCGGCCAGCCCCTCACCACCCCCTTCGCCTGGGTCCTGGTCCGTCTCGACGGCGCCGACACCGCCCTCCTCCACGCCCTCGACGCACCCGGCCCCGCCGCCGTCCACACCGGCATGCCGGTCCGCGTCCGCTGGGCGGGCGAACGCACCGGCGCCATCACCGACATCACCTGCTTCGAACCCTGCGACGGCCCCCGGGCCGAACCGGCGGGCCACACCGGCGAGTTCGAGAACCCCGTCACCGGCATCGTCGCTGCCGCCCGCCTCGACTACACCTACTCGCCCGGCCGCGCCCAGACCGCCTACATCAACGCCCTCTCCGGCCGGCGCACCGTCGGTGAACGCTGTCCGTCCTGCCACCAGGTGTACGTCCCCCCGAGGGGGGCGTGCCCCACCTGCGGGGTGGCCACATCGGAACAGGTCGAGGTGGGTCCACGCGGCACGGTGACCACGTTCTGCATCGTCAACATCAAGGCGGCGCATACGGCGAATCTCGGCATCGAGGTGCCGTACGTCTACGCCCACATCGCCCTCGACGGCGCCGGCCTCGCGCTGCACGGCCGGATCGGCGGCATCCCCTACGACGAGGTCCGCATGGGCCTGCGCGTCGAACCCGTGTGGACCGACGGCGCCCGCTACCCCGACCACTACCGGCCCACGGGCGAACCCGACGCCGACTACGACACCTACAAGGAGCTGCTGTGA
- a CDS encoding crotonase/enoyl-CoA hydratase family protein — protein sequence MGGTEHLTVQREGATLVLTLNRPEARNALSLPMLVGLYDGWLEADADDSVRSVVFTGAGGSFCSGMDLKALAGNGMAGEEYRDRLKADPDLHWKAMLRHHRPRKPVIAAVEGYCVAGGTEMLQGTDIRVAAESATFGLFEVRRGLFPIGGSTVRLPRQIPRTHALEMLLTGRPYTAREAAAIGLVGHVVPDGTARDKALEIAERINACGPLAVEAVKASVYETAEMTESDGLAAELTRGRPVFDTADAKEGARAFAEKRPPLYRRA from the coding sequence ATGGGTGGGACGGAACACCTCACCGTGCAGCGCGAAGGCGCCACACTGGTGCTCACGCTCAACCGGCCGGAAGCCAGGAACGCGCTCTCACTGCCGATGCTCGTCGGCCTCTACGACGGATGGCTGGAGGCCGACGCGGACGACTCCGTCCGCTCGGTGGTCTTCACCGGCGCGGGCGGCTCGTTCTGCTCCGGCATGGACCTCAAGGCCCTCGCCGGCAACGGCATGGCCGGCGAGGAGTACCGCGACCGGCTCAAGGCCGACCCCGACCTGCACTGGAAGGCGATGCTGCGCCACCACCGCCCGCGCAAGCCGGTGATCGCCGCCGTCGAGGGGTACTGCGTCGCGGGCGGCACCGAGATGCTCCAGGGCACCGACATCCGGGTCGCCGCCGAGTCCGCGACCTTCGGCCTGTTCGAGGTGAGGCGCGGCCTGTTCCCCATCGGCGGCTCCACCGTCCGCCTGCCACGCCAGATCCCGCGCACCCACGCCCTGGAGATGCTCCTCACCGGCCGCCCCTACACCGCCCGTGAGGCCGCCGCGATCGGCCTGGTCGGCCACGTCGTCCCCGACGGCACCGCACGGGACAAGGCGCTGGAGATCGCCGAACGGATCAACGCCTGCGGCCCACTGGCCGTGGAGGCCGTCAAGGCCTCGGTCTACGAGACCGCCGAGATGACCGAGTCCGACGGCCTGGCCGCCGAACTCACCCGTGGCCGGCCCGTCTTCGACACCGCCGACGCCAAGGAAGGCGCCCGGGCCTTCGCCGAGAAGCGACCGCCCCTCTACAGGCGCGCATAG
- a CDS encoding acyl-CoA synthetase produces MEYNLADLFESVVDVVPGREALVYADHPGTGAERRLTYAELDAAADRVGHHLLDSGIRPGEHLGLHLYNGVEYLQTVLGCLKARIVPVNVNYRYVEEELVYLYRDADLAALVFDAEFTDRVAAARPRAEKLRHLIRVGDPAAGAAELACVEFAQVEALGAPGRGFPARSGDDRFIIYTGGTTGLPKGVMWRQEDLFFAGLGGGAPTGEPVKKPEELAERVAAGGAGITFFPTAPLMHGTSTLTAFIGFNFGQRVVIHRKFVPEQVLRTVEKERVSSISLVGDAMLRPLIDALSGPLRHIDRSSLFSVSSSGAIMSDTVRGQFQELVPDAVLLNNFGSSESGFNGTATEDSGPERGFRVRVNARTQVVDPATREPVAAGEVGRVAQCGHVPLGYYNDPAKTAATFFEKDGERWVLLGDMATVDEEGVVTVLGRGSQCINTGGEKVYPEEVEQALKSHPDVYDALVAGVPDARWGHHVAAVVQLRAGAAPPSLQDIRTHCRDRLAGYKIPRQLVITESIQRSPSGKADYRWAREVAVTADG; encoded by the coding sequence GTGGAGTACAACCTTGCCGACCTGTTCGAGTCGGTCGTCGACGTCGTTCCCGGCCGTGAGGCGCTGGTGTACGCCGACCATCCCGGCACGGGCGCGGAGCGCCGCCTGACGTACGCGGAGCTGGACGCGGCGGCCGACCGCGTCGGCCACCATCTGCTCGACAGCGGGATACGCCCCGGTGAGCACCTCGGGCTGCACCTCTACAACGGCGTGGAGTACCTGCAGACGGTGCTGGGCTGCCTCAAGGCGCGGATCGTCCCCGTCAATGTCAACTACCGCTATGTCGAAGAGGAGTTGGTGTACCTCTACCGGGACGCGGACCTGGCGGCGCTGGTCTTCGACGCGGAGTTCACCGACCGGGTGGCGGCAGCGCGGCCCCGGGCGGAGAAGCTGCGGCATCTGATCCGGGTGGGGGATCCGGCGGCGGGGGCGGCGGAGCTCGCCTGTGTGGAGTTCGCGCAGGTGGAGGCCCTGGGGGCGCCCGGGCGGGGTTTCCCGGCCCGTTCGGGCGACGACCGGTTCATCATCTACACCGGCGGCACGACCGGTCTGCCCAAGGGTGTGATGTGGCGGCAGGAGGACCTGTTCTTCGCGGGCCTGGGCGGCGGTGCCCCGACCGGTGAGCCGGTGAAGAAGCCGGAGGAGCTGGCGGAGCGGGTCGCGGCCGGCGGTGCGGGGATCACGTTCTTCCCGACGGCTCCGCTGATGCACGGCACCTCCACCCTCACCGCGTTCATCGGCTTCAACTTCGGGCAGCGGGTGGTGATCCACCGCAAGTTCGTGCCCGAGCAGGTACTGCGGACCGTGGAGAAGGAGCGGGTCAGCAGCATCTCGCTGGTGGGCGACGCGATGCTGCGGCCGCTGATCGACGCGCTGAGCGGACCGCTGCGGCACATCGACCGCTCGTCGCTGTTCAGCGTGTCCTCGTCCGGCGCGATCATGTCGGACACGGTGCGCGGGCAGTTCCAGGAGCTGGTGCCGGACGCCGTGCTGCTGAACAACTTCGGATCCTCGGAGTCGGGCTTCAACGGGACGGCGACCGAGGACTCCGGCCCGGAGCGGGGCTTCCGGGTGCGGGTCAACGCCCGCACCCAGGTGGTCGACCCGGCCACCCGTGAGCCGGTGGCGGCCGGCGAGGTGGGCCGTGTCGCGCAGTGCGGACACGTGCCGCTCGGCTACTACAACGACCCGGCCAAGACCGCCGCGACCTTCTTCGAGAAGGACGGCGAGCGCTGGGTGCTGCTCGGCGACATGGCGACCGTCGACGAGGAGGGCGTGGTCACCGTCCTCGGCCGTGGCTCGCAGTGCATCAACACCGGCGGCGAGAAGGTGTACCCGGAGGAGGTGGAGCAGGCCCTCAAATCCCACCCGGACGTCTACGACGCGCTGGTGGCCGGGGTGCCGGACGCCCGGTGGGGCCACCATGTGGCGGCCGTGGTGCAACTGCGCGCGGGCGCGGCGCCGCCCTCGCTGCAGGACATCCGGACCCACTGCCGTGACCGGCTCGCCGGCTACAAGATCCCGCGCCAGCTGGTGATCACCGAGTCGATCCAGCGGTCGCCGAGCGGCAAGGCGGACTACCGGTGGGCGCGGGAGGTGGCGGTGACGGCGGACGGGTGA
- a CDS encoding alkaline phosphatase family protein, giving the protein MSLFTRSRQLSDDTAEDGAKPDGDTGTADPVDSTATDDASENAAPAQQPPAAKPGWFGWRRRYPRAARGVSVGTTVLAGALVLFALLVPNRIERIEFMSFVRIPAEGVLLAGLLLALPPKPRRVTAVVTGVFLGLVTVLKFVDMGFYQILARPFDLVLDWILIENGTDFLKETFGRTGQVLAVTGVIVLFVALLVLTTLAVVRLTNLMVRHRPVAGRTVLILGTAWITCMTLGVEIGTVPVATKGNAEFLGNRVEQVRAGLADARVFEKQASKDAFAKTPPDQLLTGLRGKDVLFTFIESYGRVAIDDPAMAQQTDAVLKEGTGRLKAAGFESRSGWLQSPVTGAGSWLAHSTFLSGLWIKNQQRYRSLTTSDRMTLTNYFGKTGAWRTVGVVPGVRRAWPEGKYFGLDHIYDSEHLGYHGPYFSWTPVPDQFSMEAFQRLEHGKKNREPIMAEIILASSHNPWSPIAHMIDWNDLGDGSVFHRIKKEGTDPTEVWKDPEKVRAEYRKAIEYSIRSLTEWVERYGDDDTVLVFLGDHQPVPTVTAGDTGKDVPVTIVAHDKKVLDRVADWGWTDGLKPAANAPRWGMDKFRDRFMTAYGPQG; this is encoded by the coding sequence GTGTCGCTCTTCACTCGCTCCCGTCAGCTCTCGGACGACACGGCCGAGGACGGGGCGAAACCCGATGGGGACACCGGCACGGCGGATCCGGTGGACAGCACCGCCACCGACGACGCCTCGGAGAACGCCGCCCCGGCACAGCAGCCCCCGGCGGCGAAGCCCGGCTGGTTCGGCTGGCGGCGCCGCTACCCCCGTGCGGCACGCGGCGTCTCCGTCGGTACGACCGTGCTGGCCGGTGCCCTGGTGCTGTTCGCGCTGCTCGTGCCGAACCGGATCGAGCGCATCGAGTTCATGTCGTTCGTGCGCATCCCTGCCGAGGGCGTGCTGCTCGCCGGGCTGCTGCTCGCGCTGCCGCCCAAGCCCCGGCGCGTCACGGCGGTCGTCACGGGCGTGTTCCTGGGCCTGGTCACGGTGCTGAAGTTCGTCGACATGGGCTTCTACCAGATCCTGGCCCGGCCCTTCGACCTGGTCCTGGACTGGATCCTGATCGAGAACGGCACGGACTTCCTGAAGGAGACGTTCGGCCGCACCGGCCAGGTGCTGGCCGTGACCGGCGTGATCGTCCTGTTCGTCGCGCTGCTCGTCCTCACCACGCTCGCGGTGGTGCGCCTGACGAACCTGATGGTCCGGCACCGGCCCGTCGCCGGCCGCACGGTCCTGATCCTCGGCACGGCGTGGATCACCTGCATGACCCTCGGCGTCGAGATCGGTACCGTGCCGGTCGCCACCAAGGGCAACGCCGAGTTCCTGGGCAACCGGGTGGAGCAGGTGCGCGCGGGGCTCGCGGACGCCCGGGTCTTCGAGAAGCAGGCCTCGAAGGACGCCTTCGCGAAGACACCGCCGGACCAGCTGCTCACGGGACTGCGGGGCAAGGACGTCCTGTTCACCTTCATCGAGAGCTACGGCAGGGTGGCGATCGACGACCCGGCGATGGCGCAGCAGACCGACGCCGTGCTCAAGGAGGGCACCGGCAGGCTGAAGGCGGCCGGATTCGAGTCGCGCAGCGGCTGGCTGCAGTCGCCGGTGACGGGCGCGGGCAGCTGGCTGGCCCACTCGACGTTCCTGTCCGGGCTGTGGATCAAGAACCAGCAGCGGTACCGCAGTCTGACCACGAGCGACCGCATGACGCTGACGAACTACTTCGGCAAGACCGGGGCCTGGCGGACCGTCGGTGTCGTGCCGGGGGTGCGGCGGGCCTGGCCGGAGGGGAAGTACTTCGGCCTGGACCACATCTACGACTCCGAGCACCTCGGCTACCACGGCCCGTACTTCAGCTGGACGCCCGTGCCCGACCAGTTCAGCATGGAGGCGTTCCAGCGGCTGGAGCACGGCAAGAAGAACCGCGAGCCGATCATGGCGGAGATCATCCTGGCCTCCAGCCACAACCCCTGGTCCCCCATCGCCCACATGATCGACTGGAACGACCTCGGCGACGGCTCGGTGTTCCACCGGATCAAGAAGGAGGGCACCGACCCCACGGAGGTCTGGAAGGACCCGGAGAAGGTGCGCGCCGAGTACCGCAAGGCCATCGAGTACTCGATCCGCAGCCTCACCGAATGGGTCGAGCGCTACGGCGACGACGACACGGTGCTGGTCTTCCTCGGCGACCACCAGCCGGTGCCGACCGTCACCGCCGGGGACACCGGCAAGGACGTGCCGGTGACGATCGTCGCCCACGACAAGAAGGTCCTGGACCGGGTCGCCGACTGGGGCTGGACGGACGGCCTCAAGCCGGCCGCGAACGCGCCCCGATGGGGCATGGACAAGTTCCGCGACCGCTTCATGACGGCGTACGGGCCGCAAGGCTGA